A genomic region of Salvelinus namaycush isolate Seneca chromosome 7, SaNama_1.0, whole genome shotgun sequence contains the following coding sequences:
- the LOC120050821 gene encoding vegetative cell wall protein gp1-like yields MCGSPGSFQPLPPSSGSPQPQPPSPGSPQPQPPSPGSPQSQSKGMCGSPGSFQPLPPSSGSPQPQPRFPSAPTPQPRFPSAPTPQPRLPSEPIQGNVWEPRLLPAPTPSSGSPQPPQPRFPSAPTPQPRLPSEPIQGNPRLPHSNPVAQAPPYPNPPAQAPPYPNPPAQAPPYPNPPAQAPPSSGSPQPQPRFPSAPTPQPRFPSAPTPQPRLPSEPIQGNVWEPRLLPAPTPSSGSPQPPQPRFPSAPTPQPRLPSEPIQGNPRLPHSNPVAQAPPYPNPPAQAPPYPNPPAQAPPYPNPPAQAPPYPNPPAQAPPYPKPQPRLPPTLTPQPRLPPTLTPQPRLPPTPNPSPGSPLPQPPSPGSPLPQPPSPAQAPPYPNPTAQAPPYPNSPAQAPPYPNPPAQAPPYPNPPAQAPPYPNPPAQAPPYPNPTAQAPHYTNSLQSSAPAPTPHPQLSSTPTPFSLQGHRDTISLKAA; encoded by the exons ATGTGTGGGAGCCCAGGCTCCTTCCAGCCCCTACCCCCCAGCTCAGGTTCCCCTCAGCCCCAACCCCCCAGCCCAGGCTCCCCTCAGCCCCAACCCCCCAGCCCAGGCTCCCCTCAGAGCCAATCCAAGGGAATGTGTGGGAGCCCAGGCTCCTTCCAGCCCCTACCCCCCAGCTCAGGTTCCCCTCAGCCCCAACCCAGGTTCCCCTCAGCCCCAACCCCCCAGCCCAGGTTCCCCTCAGCCCCAACCCCCCAGCCCAGGCTCCCCTCAGAGCCAATCCAAGGGAATGTGTGGGAGCCCAGGCTCCTTCCAGCCCCTACCCCTAGCTCAGGTTCCCCTCAGCCCCCCCAGCCCAGGTTCCCCTCAGCCCCAACCCCCCAGCCCAGGCTCCCCTCAGAGCCAATCCAAGGGAAT CCCAGGCTCCCCCACTCCAACCCCGTAGCCCAGGCTCCCCCCTACCCCAACCCCCCAGCCCAGGCTCCCCCCTACCCCAACCCCCCAGCCCAGGCTCCCCCCTACCCCAACCCCCCAGCCCAGGCTCCCCCCAGCTCAGGTTCCCCTCAGCCCCAACCCAGGTTCCCCTCAGCCCCAACCCCCCAGCCCAGGTTCCCCTCAGCCCCAACCCCCCAGCCCAGGCTCCCCTCAGAGCCAATCCAAGGGAATGTGTGGGAGCCCAGGCTCCTTCCAGCCCCTACCCCTAGCTCAGGTTCCCCTCAGCCCCCCCAGCCCAGGTTCCCCTCAGCCCCAACCCCCCAGCCCAGGCTCCCCTCAGAGCCAATCCAAGGGAAT CCCAGGCTCCCCCACTCCAACCCCGTAGCCCAGGCTCCCCCCTACCCCAACCCCCCAGCCCAGGCTCCCCCCTACCCCAACCCCCCAGCCCAGGCTCCCCCCTACCCCAACCCCCCAGCCCAGGCTCCCCCCTACCCCAACCCCCCAGCCCAGGCTCCCCCCTACCCCAAACCCCAGCCCAGGCTCCCCCCTACCCTAACCCCCCAGCCCAGGCTCCCCCCTACCCTAACCCCCCAGCCCAGGCTCCCCCCTACCCCAAACCCCAGCCCAGGCTCCCCCCTACCCCAACCCCCCAGCCCAGGCTCCCCCCTACCCCAACCCCCCAGCCCAG CCCAGGCTCccccctaccctaaccccacagccCAGGCTCCCCCCTACCCCAACTCCCCAGCCCAGGCTCCCCCCTACCCCAACCCCCCAGCCCAGGCTCCCCCCTACCCCAACCCCCCAGCCCAGGCTCCCCCCTACCCCAACCCCCCAGCCCAGGCTCccccctaccctaaccccacagccCAGGCTCCCCACTACACCAATTCCCTCCAATCCTCGGCTCCAGCTCCGACCCCTCACCCCCAGCTCTCATCTACTCccacccccttctccctccagGGTCATAGGGACACCATCTCATTAAAGGCTGCCTGA